GCATCGGCTTCATTGGTGACCACTTTGTCCTGCATGCCCAAACTGGCCAGGTTGTTCAGCCAGGGACCTAAATAATACAGGCCTTTTTCTTCAGCCCATTTTTCGCCCAGTTCCGTGATAATACCGCCTTTGCTGAACACTTTTCTGACCTGGTCCCAGTTGGATACCATGAACGGCAGGGTGAAAAAGTTCCACCGGGCATCCAGGCCGGTGTCAAATGCATTGAACTGCATATCCACGGCCCCGCGTTTGGTCATGCGCTCCAGCTCGGTCCAGTCCCCGATCTCAGGGCCGAAAATCTTGAAAGTCACTTTGCCCTCGGTCCGCTCAGTGACATTGGCGGCAAATTCTTCGATCAGCTGATGGGTCAGGCTGGTCTTGGGCATCATGGCCTGGGACACCTTCAGGTTCAGTTCAGGCAGGTCTGCGGCAAAAGCGGTCTGCGCGAAAACGGCAGATCCGGCAAAAGCCAGCATGCACAACACAGCAATACTGCGGCGAATCATTTTTTTCATCGTTTGAATCTCCTTCACAAATTTTAAATGTCAACGCAGGCGAATTTCACCTGCCTGTCAACCCCAATCCGCTTATACTAGAATAGGAAAACAGGGTATGTCAAGGAAAATTTATTTGTCACACCGGATATGATGCAGGTTATTCCTTGGTTATTGGCATATAATCGGCATAATGCAATTGCAGACAATCCTGGCAGATG
Above is a window of Desulfotignum balticum DSM 7044 DNA encoding:
- the dctP gene encoding TRAP transporter substrate-binding protein DctP, whose protein sequence is MKKMIRRSIAVLCMLAFAGSAVFAQTAFAADLPELNLKVSQAMMPKTSLTHQLIEEFAANVTERTEGKVTFKIFGPEIGDWTELERMTKRGAVDMQFNAFDTGLDARWNFFTLPFMVSNWDQVRKVFSKGGIITELGEKWAEEKGLYYLGPWLNNLASLGMQDKVVTNEADAKGLKIRVPPIDTYRCFVDKMGFSPVTIPWAEAPTAVATGLVDGWVGSGAVYMYDLFRDVAKVMVVTYDSPETWHVTFNLDKWQKLPEAYQTIITEEVEKVIDKHLDLVEKEELDNQAKLVEAGWQIVVPTDEEMAAWKENCLECWDSYEEIVGKENIEKLLEEVNQ